One genomic window of Dehalococcoidia bacterium includes the following:
- a CDS encoding nitroreductase family protein, which yields MDVYEAVRTRLTVREFKPDPVPDEIVDKLVRAGQWTASSRNLQPWHFIVIRDQDTLAKLGDIASSGRFIANAPMAIAIAMESADRADLDTGRATQNIELVAWEEGLGTCFVGLRIAEQNSQVKQLLGIPDSFELVTVLPFGYRLDGNDGSQGVKNRKPLSQIAHSEHYGQPYS from the coding sequence ATGGACGTCTACGAAGCTGTCAGAACAAGACTCACCGTCCGCGAATTCAAGCCGGATCCCGTACCTGACGAGATCGTCGACAAGCTCGTCAGAGCCGGGCAGTGGACCGCCAGTTCCCGCAACCTCCAGCCATGGCACTTCATCGTCATCAGGGATCAGGACACTCTCGCCAAGCTAGGGGATATCGCCTCATCCGGCCGCTTCATCGCCAACGCTCCGATGGCAATCGCGATTGCCATGGAGAGCGCCGACCGAGCCGACCTCGACACCGGCCGCGCCACGCAGAACATCGAGCTTGTGGCCTGGGAGGAAGGACTCGGCACCTGCTTCGTCGGACTTCGCATCGCAGAGCAGAACAGCCAGGTCAAGCAACTGCTCGGAATCCCGGACTCGTTCGAGTTGGTTACGGTCCTGCCGTTTGGCTACCGTCTGGACGGCAACGATGGAAGCCAGGGAGTCAAGAACCGAAAGCCCCTGTCCCAGATCGCCCACTCCGAACACTACGGG